One Capra hircus breed San Clemente chromosome 3, ASM170441v1, whole genome shotgun sequence genomic window, CAGAAGtctccaggggacatttggctgtatctgaagacatttttgtTTGTCACAGCTGGGGTTGAGGTGGGGAGCTACTCCATTTGAGgggtagaagccagggatgctgcttaATCCTACAGTGCATAGGAGAACCCCAACAACAAAGTATACAACCCACAATGTCAGTGGTGCTGAGATCCCACTTAATATGAATAGAGAGCAGCAGTACAAGTAtctgttcattttcttatttcctgtACTTCTATAGGTGGATCCGCCGAGCACTGTGTTATAGTGAACTTTGTCTTACAATATAAGAGAATTTTGTTACACATGACTAAATCCTACTAAATAATAATCCACACCTCTACATACTGGCACcagcaaaagaattgatgctacaGTGCAACTCCCACTGCTAATTTCAGGGATAAGTAGTTCGAGAGATTGGCATTGATGATTTCTCCTTTCTAGTTTCTCTTCTATTATCATTCTGTAATTACAGTAAAAACCTTAAACTCACTTGTATTTTAACTTCTTACATAGATACAATACATAGATCTTAAGCTTTTTCTTTGAGCAGATTGTTAAAACAATATCATGTAGACCTTCTAATCAGGCAAAATTTGAACAGAACTAGGTGTGTTGTGACAATAAAAAGTGGGACTCTCAGAAAAAAAACTTTGTGGAATAACAGGGCAGTTCACCACCTTTGAGTTCCTCATGGAAAGTGGAATTTTCCTTACCTTTTAAAAGGACTATGTCTGACAACTTAAATAGATACCTTTCTTCAATGACCATAAAGGAAATCTCTTAGAACTTTGCTCTCAATGTCTCACCTACAGCCCTTAGTGATATTTTCAGCACAAAAGAATGACTTCAGTGGGCAGACACCATAGTGTATGGTTTAAGATTGAAGTAAAGTAATATTTAGTGGTAAGAGTGTAATATTTTCCCTATTACCAGAAGTCTGAGTAGTATCCATGTTAAGAAGatgatctcttgaagaattcctTTCACAACATCTGAAAGATGTGCTGGAATATCATTGTAAAATCATATGATATTATCACTTTCCAGTGCTTCAAGACTTCTGATTTTGGTAAAAGCAGTTGCTGTTAAGAATTACTCTATTAAGAAGAGGAAAATTGTATAGCcagggagatttttttaaattaaatatggattttttttcaggaggatagcaatgaaaataaacagtGCTTTAATTTGGATTTTTCAAATATTGGATAATAATAAAAGCCATGCATCGTTGTTTAGAAGTCggtggcatttgaaaatgctgcaAAGATGGAACAGCCTTAAAATTCTTAAGACATTAAATCTCTTAGCAAATAAGgataaaaattgaaattttaaagaaacagtaaTTGAAATatcaaatgaaatattattttctttcatatatcATGAAGGAACAGTTTTAGTTTACAACTGAAAGCTATTAATTCAGGTGAGGtgtataaaattttcatttgtgaTCAGAAATTgagtaaatttttcaaaatatgattGGATTATAAATAAAGAACCTTCTGTTATttctttgtcaaatattttttcaagaaattttCTACAGGAGCAGTTTGCTTTGGTGGACTTCAGCCTGCCTTTGCCCCCAGAGAATCCTTTCTTGGTGCTCTGAGAATGTTTTGTCTGTCAGCAAGTAGAGTTGGATCTCCTCAGTGTCAACATGTATAGACCGATAATCCTTGGATTTTCCAAGCTATAAGAAGGGGATTGGTGTGTCTTCTTGTCAAAGGATCAATGTCCCCAAAGGTCTAATTCTATAAGCTTTGTggtgtttatatgtatatttattattgCTACATTTTACAACTAAAAATTTTACAACCGAAGCCTTGTTTCCCCAAATATTACACCAATCCAGCAAGATatgcttcttaaaaaaaacatCACAGGTCACATAAGTCCCTGCAATTTGCATGTCGTTCTCTCTGTCCTAAGAATAACTGTACGTTAACTAATTAGAGACAGTTGCGGAAGTTGGAAAGGAAGGATAGGGCAGAATATCTATTTGCGTTTAGAGAAACAATTCCGCAGACCAAACATTAAGAAACACTGGCTTAAAGTGTTATTTTACAGATAATTATGCCCCGTTTCTTTTCCTGCTTTGTCTTGTTTAAACTCTGAGTGATTCTGACACTAAAATCTCCCTCTTCCTGTTGCCTTTTATTTTTGCCATGTTGGCCTTGTTTCATGACTACTAGAAATATTTCAGTAATTTGCTCTCCTTATGTTGATAAATCAGACCAGTGTTTTCTGTGACATTTAGCCATTACTTGTTTGTTCTGAATCCCTTTGATCTCATATTTTAATGTCTGTCTAGTTCCCACTGGAAGGAATATCTGATCAGCCTACATTGTTTTCATTGGAAAGTAGGGAGTTGTTGTTCTTAACTTCTCTAATCTTTGTTTCTACAGGCCTGTCATCTTTACTTCAGAGTGTTACTGGGAACCCAGTTCCATCCAGCGAAACTACACCCCAGAGCACTTCAGCTTCCCCTGCTAACACCACAGTCTCTAGCATAAAAGGAAGAAACCTGCCCTCCAATACCCAGTCCTTTATTCCCAAAAGCTTCAACTATTCTCCTAATTCCTCAACTTCTGAAGTCTCATCAACATCAGCCAGCAAGACCTCAATTGGGCAAAGCCCAGGGCTCCCAAGCACTACTTTCAAGCTCCCCTCCAACACTCTGGGGTTCACAGGTAACCACAACACTAGCCCTGCTGCGCCGCCTACTGAAGTTGCCATGTGCCAGTCCTCAGAGGCCTCCAAGCCAAAGCTGGAGTCAGAGTCCACCTCCCCAAGCCTGGAAATGAAGATCCACAACTTCTTAAAAGGTAATCCTGGTTTCAGTGGCTTAAACTTAAACATCCCGATCCTGAGCAGTTTGGGATCCAGTGCTCCAGCAGAAAGCCATCCATCAGACTTCCAGCGTGGCCCTACTAGCACGTCAGTCGACAACATTGATGGAACCCCGGTACGGGATGAACGGAGTGGGACGCCCACTCAGGATGAGATGATGGACAAGCCCACGTCCAGCAGTGTGGATACCATGTCCCTGCTTTCCAAGATCATTAGCCCTGGTTCCTCAACACCCAGCAGTACAAGATCACCACCCCCTGGGAGAGAGGAAAGCTTCCCCCGAGAGCTCTCCAGTTCTGTGTCTACGTTTCGGCCCTTTGGCTTGGGCAGTGACTCCCCCTATAAGCAGCCTTCCGATGGAATGGAGAGACCGTCTTCTCTGATGGACTCTTCACAGGAGAAGTTCTATCCAGATACTTCTTTCCAGGAAGATGAAGATTACCGAGATTTCGAGTATTCAGGGCCTCCACCATCTGCCATGATGAACCTAGAGAAGAAACCAGCCAAGTCTATCCTGAAATCAAGCAAGCTTTCTGATACCACTGAGTACCAGCCAATCCTGTCCAGTTATAGCCACAGGGGTCAAGAATTTGGGGTAAAGTCTGCCTTTCCAGCATCTGTGCGGGCCCTCCTGGACTCTAGTGAGAACTGTGGCCGGCTTTCGTCTCCCCCTGGGCTGTTTAGTGCCTTCGGCGTCAGAGGGAATGAAGCGGGGTCTGACCGGTCACCATCGCCGAGTAAGAATGATTCATTTTTCACCCCTGACTCCAACCACAATAGCTTGTCTCAGTCTGCCACGGGGCATCTCACTTTGCCGCAGAAGCAGTACCCAGACTCTCCTCACCCAGTCCCGCATCGGTCCCTTTTCTCTCCGCAGAATACCCTTGCCGCCCCCGCGGGCCACCCACCCACGTCAGGTGTGGAGAAAGTCCTGGCCTCTACCATTTCCACCACATCGACGATTGAGTTTAAGAATATGCTTAAGAATGCCTCACGAAAGCCCTCAGATGATAAACATTTTGGCCAGGCCCCCAACAAGGGCACTTCAAATGATGGTGTCAGCCTGTCAAACCTTGCCCAGCTCAGCTTGACGGCCGCCGATCAGCAGCAACAAGAAGAGCACTATCGCATAGAGACTCgagtctcctcctcctgcttagACTTGCCTGATAGTACCGAAGAGAAGGGGGCCCCTATAGAAACCTTGGGTTATCATAACGCATCCAATAGGAGGATGTCAGGCGAGCCAATACAGACTGTAGAGTCCATCCGAGTCCCTGGGAAGGGAAATAGAGGACATGGGCGTGAGGCTTCCAGGGTGGGTTGGTTTGATCTGAGCACCTCAGGAGGCTCCTTTGACAATGGCCCCTCAAGTGCCTCTGAGTTGGCATcccttgggggtgggggcagcggaGGCCTCACTGGCTTTAAAACCGCACCATACAAAGAACGAGCACCCCAATTTCAGGAAAGTGTCGGCAGCTTCCGTTCCAACAGTTTCAACTCAACATTTGAGCATCATCTCCCCCCATCCCCCTTGGATCATGGGACACCCTTCCAGAGAGAGCCAGTGGGGCCATCATCTGCCCCACCCGCCCCTCCTAAGGATCATGGTGGTATCTTCTCTCGAGATGCACCTACTCATCTACCCTCTGTGGATCTTTCGAACCCCTTCGCAAAGGAGGCAGCCCTGGCCCATGCTGCCCCACCTCCTGGGGAGCACAGCGGAGttcctttccccaccccaccccctcctccgccCCCCGGGGAGCATAGCGGCAGTGGCGGGAGTGGCGTCCCTttttctgctcctcctcctcctccacctcctggtGACCACTCTGGGGTTGTACCCTTCCCAACCCCACCACTGGCAGAGCACGGAGTGGCGGGGGCCGTGGCAGTATTTCCCAAGGACCATagttccctccttcaggggaccctGGCTGATCATTTCGGGGTGctcccaggacccagggaccatGGGGCCCCCACCCAGCGGGACCTCAACGGCCCCGGCCTTAGCCGTGTGCGCGAGAGCCTGAGCCTGCCCTCCCATTCTTTGGAGCACTTGGGCCCAGcccatggaggaggaggtgggggaggcggCAACAGCAGCAGTGGCCCCCCCTTGGGTCCCTCGCACAGAGACGCCATCAACCGGAGTGGTATGATCTTGCGGAGTCCCCGGCCAGACTTCCGGCCTAGGGAGCCTTTTCTCAGCAGAGACCCTTTCCACAGTTTAAAGAGACCCAGGCCACCTTTCGCTAGGGGCCCTCCGTTCTTTGCACCAAAACGCCCATTCTTCCCTCCCAGGTACTGATGGAAACTAAGGGAAAGGCATTTGAACAGTAGAGAGCGTTGGAAGTAGGAGTTTGGTTTattatcattgtttttatttgttctcCCTCCTTTgacctattttttctttctttttttattatgacAAAGGACCTCCCTTCCaaattaaaaagttatatatGCTTACATTTCACTATTCCATCCAGTCCTCCCACCCACTGCACTTATACCTACCTTTTCCAAGATGTTTGTATTTTAAGGGGGTGGGGGCCAAAGAAACACAACTAAAGCCACTTCATTTGGCTGGGGGTTTGAAGGGTGGGGAGGAGAACAAATCTTATTTTACCCCATCTATTGAAGAGTATTACTACATTTGAAATAAAACTTCCATCAGTACAGATAATACCATGTGCAATGTTGGGATGTCATTTGGGGCTTGGCTTCTCACGTGGTCAATGGAGGGattcttgtccccttctctctccaGCTCAGTTACCTGCTGTTAGCCGTGTGGCTGTCTTCCCTGTGTGCTCTGTGGCCTGCGGACAGCCAAGAGATGTTGCAGGGGAGGAGGTGTGGGAGACCTCGGACCTGTCAAGTTATTTgggggttttcttttgttttgttttaaaaggcaTGTGGAACTTGAGTTCTTGACCTTTCTCCCAAAGTCTAagcctttgttttttaatttagtcTCTTCTGAGGTTCTATCAGGCAACAACTTTAAGGAAATACGGACCTCATTTTATCCTAGTGAAGAATTATCCTCCTTTGATTAGAAGAAAGAGGGTCaggtatattaaaattaaaagaataagtaACTGCAGTACAGAGAGAGAGGAGCCATTGATGGTGTGATCTGACTTGGCCATCTGTCATAAACATATTTCTGAGGTGGTTTCACATATCTGGCATCAAGCTCTTGCttcctgctgctttttttttcattgacttTTTCTCCCTCAGTTTTCTCGTCTGCATTTCTAGTCTAGCCAGAAAGTCACTGTACTTGACAGTAGATACAGAGGTGCAACTGAAACATTCTCAGATATTAtcccagtttgtttttttttttaagtagacatTTTTACCATGGTGCCTCCCTAATGTTGTAACATTTGTTGGTAGTTATCACCAAAAGTTAACTATGGGGAAAGggaagtatttgtctttatctttcttttaccCTTGACCTAGTCCTGTATTCACCCCTCTTCTTGGTATTCTGAAGGAGGAAGTTTAGTAGCATCTTTCTTTATACCTCTTTAGTTCTATCTTAGTGACAAATGGATGTTACACATATCCTTGCAGACACACAGGAGGACCTGATTAGTTTAAATTTACCCCACTCTGTGGATAATGACCTGTCACATTTCAAGGCTCAAACCTTATCCTCACCTCCCACTCTCAATAGAAAATGTTTATGCCCTTAGtcattttacatgaaaaaaaaaaaaaaaaaagtgctttttttctccctgaaCTGAAAAGCTCCTTATTTGTATTTCTACAGCTAGTACTGGGAAAAGACAATCACTGCGCTTTGAGTGTTTGGGGACACTGAAAAGCAAATGTTGCTTTActacattttttaatttagtatCTTACCCTAAAGTACACACTGGTAATCTCCAGCCAGAAGAGTAAAAGACTATAAAAGGAAATCCTAGCAAGTTTCATATTTTCTTCCAAGTTAGTGTAGAAGTAACTGTAGGAAGTGTAGGGATTGCTTTGGATTCACCGGGTGAAGTTTTACAGATGGGAGAGCGTGGGCCGTGTAGTGACAGAAGATGATTCTTTGTCTCAGAATAAGCTTGCTTTGCAGGTAAAAGAGCAGCTCAAACCAGGTGTGCATCATAGTTTGGGAGTTTTTGTGTAACTTATTCCATGTGACTTGTTTGGGCTCTCCATGTTTTCTCGAAAACATGGAGTCCTCCATCTTCCTAATGCATTTCTGGTCTTAAGCCAGCTGTTCTTTCTTTGACCTTCTCAAGCCTCTGCTCTGTAGCTCTCCCTGCAGAAAAATGCATGataccacaacattgtaagtgGGATGAGGTATATAGTGTagcaaagcaaagaaacaatACAGTTATACTGAGTCCTAAGACATTTGTTTAGAGAAAAGTATAAGAGAgtgtgagggtggggtggggggaggtaaaGGGAGGAAGTTTTAACTCAAAactgaaatagattttttttcttttgcagaaaATTAAGTGGGATGTTTTTCATTCTAGAATAAAAGAATGTGAATTCTTTCTGCTGCTCTCGAGTAATCTAAAAGTAGTGTTTACTTGAAAAGGCTCTCTGACCATTTGATTTTTATCAGAAAACGGGGGGTTGGTCAGCAAAGTGGTTTCCTGAATGTTGGGGCAGGTTAATTGTCCTCAGAAGCATGATAGCTAGTACATGAAAGGGAAGACCTTGTACAGTTTTAAAAGATGGACTTTAAGGGTTGGGtttctgtggagtgtgttttgtttttttaagccacaAAATCCATTTGTTTCAGGATGGAAATGAGGATTTGTATGTAACTGTCAGCTATTTGTTACCTTTAAGGACATCTGCCTACAGCAGTCAGTGAAGACAacgatgtgtatatatatgtgatatagtGAAACAAGACAATTCTGGTATTCATAACATGAAACAAAGGGGTTTTattctttctgtgtctgtgatttATAACTCCGTGCCCATGCTCTGACTTTTGTATTTCAACCTCagaacaagattttttttaaagcatagtaTAGTGCGTCTTGGCAAGGACATGATTCAGTATGCAAACAGATAATGCGAAGTTGTTACTAAGGTTCTTGGTGCTCACTGTAAAATCACAGACAGAATCGGTGGGTGCAGCATGAGTACACTGGTACCACTTAAAATTCAGTGATACAACATCAGAAATTGAGTCCTTAAATATTCTGTAAAAGTTTACTCTTCAGTCAGCTTAGATTTCAACC contains:
- the RPRD2 gene encoding regulation of nuclear pre-mRNA domain-containing protein 2 isoform X1 gives rise to the protein MAAGGGGGGSKASSSSASSAGALESSLDRKFQSVTNTMESIQGLSSWCIENKKHHTTIVYHWMKWLRRSAYPHRLNLFYLANDVIQNCKRKNAIIFRESFADVLPEAAALVKDPSVSKSVERIFKIWEDRNVYPEEMIMALREALSTTFKSQKQLKENLNKQPNKQWKKSQTSTNPKAALKSKIVAEFRSQALIEELLLYKRSEDQIELKEKQLSTMRVDVCSTETLKCLKDKTGGKKFSKEFEEASAKLEEFVNGLDKQVKNGPSLTEALENAGIFYEAQYKEVKVVANAYKTFANRVNNLKKKLDQLKSTLPDPEESPVPSPSVDAPSPTGSESPFQGMGGEESQSPNAESEKSATPEPATDNRDVEDMDLSDVEDDGSKIIVEDRKEKPVEKSTVSTAVPTKPTESISKASSCTPAPVTMAATPPLPKPVNTSLLSPTPALALPNLANVDLAKISSILSSLTSVMKNTGVSPASRPSPGTPTSPSNLTSGLKTPAPATAASHNPLANILSKVEITPESILSALSKTQTQSAPALQGLSSLLQSVTGNPVPSSETTPQSTSASPANTTVSSIKGRNLPSNTQSFIPKSFNYSPNSSTSEVSSTSASKTSIGQSPGLPSTTFKLPSNTLGFTGNHNTSPAAPPTEVAMCQSSEASKPKLESESTSPSLEMKIHNFLKGNPGFSGLNLNIPILSSLGSSAPAESHPSDFQRGPTSTSVDNIDGTPVRDERSGTPTQDEMMDKPTSSSVDTMSLLSKIISPGSSTPSSTRSPPPGREESFPRELSSSVSTFRPFGLGSDSPYKQPSDGMERPSSLMDSSQEKFYPDTSFQEDEDYRDFEYSGPPPSAMMNLEKKPAKSILKSSKLSDTTEYQPILSSYSHRGQEFGVKSAFPASVRALLDSSENCGRLSSPPGLFSAFGVRGNEAGSDRSPSPSKNDSFFTPDSNHNSLSQSATGHLTLPQKQYPDSPHPVPHRSLFSPQNTLAAPAGHPPTSGVEKVLASTISTTSTIEFKNMLKNASRKPSDDKHFGQAPNKGTSNDGVSLSNLAQLSLTAADQQQQEEHYRIETRVSSSCLDLPDSTEEKGAPIETLGYHNASNRRMSGEPIQTVESIRVPGKGNRGHGREASRVGWFDLSTSGGSFDNGPSSASELASLGGGGSGGLTGFKTAPYKERAPQFQESVGSFRSNSFNSTFEHHLPPSPLDHGTPFQREPVGPSSAPPAPPKDHGGIFSRDAPTHLPSVDLSNPFAKEAALAHAAPPPGEHSGVPFPTPPPPPPPGEHSGSGGSGVPFSAPPPPPPPGDHSGVVPFPTPPLAEHGVAGAVAVFPKDHSSLLQGTLADHFGVLPGPRDHGAPTQRDLNGPGLSRVRESLSLPSHSLEHLGPAHGGGGGGGGNSSSGPPLGPSHRDAINRSGMILRSPRPDFRPREPFLSRDPFHSLKRPRPPFARGPPFFAPKRPFFPPRY
- the RPRD2 gene encoding regulation of nuclear pre-mRNA domain-containing protein 2 isoform X2, producing MAAGGGGGGSKASSSSASSAGALESSLDRKFQSVTNTMESIQGLSSWCIENKKHHTTIVYHWMKWLRRSAYPHRLNLFYLANDVIQNCKRKNAIIFRESFADVLPEAAALVKDPSVSKSVERIFKIWEDRNVYPEEMIMALREALTSTNPKAALKSKIVAEFRSQALIEELLLYKRSEDQIELKEKQLSTMRVDVCSTETLKCLKDKTGGKKFSKEFEEASAKLEEFVNGLDKQVKNGPSLTEALENAGIFYEAQYKEVKVVANAYKTFANRVNNLKKKLDQLKSTLPDPEESPVPSPSVDAPSPTGSESPFQGMGGEESQSPNAESEKSATPEPATDNRDVEDMDLSDVEDDGSKIIVEDRKEKPVEKSTVSTAVPTKPTESISKASSCTPAPVTMAATPPLPKPVNTSLLSPTPALALPNLANVDLAKISSILSSLTSVMKNTGVSPASRPSPGTPTSPSNLTSGLKTPAPATAASHNPLANILSKVEITPESILSALSKTQTQSAPALQGLSSLLQSVTGNPVPSSETTPQSTSASPANTTVSSIKGRNLPSNTQSFIPKSFNYSPNSSTSEVSSTSASKTSIGQSPGLPSTTFKLPSNTLGFTGNHNTSPAAPPTEVAMCQSSEASKPKLESESTSPSLEMKIHNFLKGNPGFSGLNLNIPILSSLGSSAPAESHPSDFQRGPTSTSVDNIDGTPVRDERSGTPTQDEMMDKPTSSSVDTMSLLSKIISPGSSTPSSTRSPPPGREESFPRELSSSVSTFRPFGLGSDSPYKQPSDGMERPSSLMDSSQEKFYPDTSFQEDEDYRDFEYSGPPPSAMMNLEKKPAKSILKSSKLSDTTEYQPILSSYSHRGQEFGVKSAFPASVRALLDSSENCGRLSSPPGLFSAFGVRGNEAGSDRSPSPSKNDSFFTPDSNHNSLSQSATGHLTLPQKQYPDSPHPVPHRSLFSPQNTLAAPAGHPPTSGVEKVLASTISTTSTIEFKNMLKNASRKPSDDKHFGQAPNKGTSNDGVSLSNLAQLSLTAADQQQQEEHYRIETRVSSSCLDLPDSTEEKGAPIETLGYHNASNRRMSGEPIQTVESIRVPGKGNRGHGREASRVGWFDLSTSGGSFDNGPSSASELASLGGGGSGGLTGFKTAPYKERAPQFQESVGSFRSNSFNSTFEHHLPPSPLDHGTPFQREPVGPSSAPPAPPKDHGGIFSRDAPTHLPSVDLSNPFAKEAALAHAAPPPGEHSGVPFPTPPPPPPPGEHSGSGGSGVPFSAPPPPPPPGDHSGVVPFPTPPLAEHGVAGAVAVFPKDHSSLLQGTLADHFGVLPGPRDHGAPTQRDLNGPGLSRVRESLSLPSHSLEHLGPAHGGGGGGGGNSSSGPPLGPSHRDAINRSGMILRSPRPDFRPREPFLSRDPFHSLKRPRPPFARGPPFFAPKRPFFPPRY